In one Ananas comosus cultivar F153 linkage group 12, ASM154086v1, whole genome shotgun sequence genomic region, the following are encoded:
- the LOC109718510 gene encoding scopoletin glucosyltransferase-like, translating to MRKKWRTRKNVRSGKNEREAARDGSARCLAAGHMLPMLDMARLFAERGVRVSVAVTPSTAAGLLASSYPSLRPVLLPPFSSATAGLPDGAESTSALPSALISPAFIAACDEFSSPFLSLLRLHRPHALVADFHFPWAAHHAASLSLPIPLLSFHGTSHFSTAVAAVLSHAKPHLDPALVDDEDASFLLPWLPDPPIRLTRAEIPGHVANPTDLVRRMSEAHALAHGMLMNSFRAFEAPYLDLMSRFVRSWTLGPVHLPLQPQPQPHSDVVSWLYVCFGSLGRFTPAQLRAIALGLEAAGRPFVWVVKKELDVASPECLPAGFEGRVGERGRIVNGWAPQRAILRHAAVGGFVTHCGWNSLMEAVAAGKPLATWPLHAEQFFNERFVVDVAGVGVRVGGGAKKRAWSDDEAARPDVPAEEVAAAVIIRRCCNGGRSTPTPIPIILGKTREN from the coding sequence atgcGGAAGAAATGGCGAACAAGGAAAAATGTGAGAAGCGgaaagaatgagagagaagCTGCACGTGATGGTTCTGCACGTTGCCTAGCGGCGGGGCACATGCTGCCGATGCTGGACATGGCGAGGCTGTTCGCGGAGCGCGGCGTGAGGGTCTCCGTGGCCGTGACGCCCTCGACGGCCGCCGGGCTGTTGGCCTCCTCGTACCCGTCCCTCCGCCCCGTCCTGCTGCCCCCCTTCTCCTCGGCGACGGCCGGCCTGCCCGACGGCGCCGAGTCGACCTCGGCCCTGCCGTCCGCCCTCATCTCCCCGGCCTTCATCGCCGCCTGCGACGAGTTCTCCTcccccttcctctccctcctccgcctccaccgcccCCACGCCCTCGTCGCTGACTTCCACTTCCCCTGGGCCGCCCACCACgccgcctccctctccctccccatCCCCCTTCTCTCCTTCCACGGCACCTCCCACTTCtccaccgccgtcgccgccgtcctcTCCCACGCCAAACCCCACCTCGACCCCGCCCTCGTCGACGACGAGGacgcctccttcctcctcccgTGGCTCCCCGACCCCCCCATCCGCCTCACCCGCGCCGAGATCCCCGGCCACGTCGCCAACCCCACCGACCTCGTCCGCCGCATGTCCGAAGCCCACGCCCTTGCCCACGGCATGCTCATGAACTCCTTCCGCGCGTTCGAGGCCCCCTACCTCGACCTCATGTCCCGCTTCGTCCGCTCCTGGACCCTCGGCCCCGTCCACCTCCCCCTTCAACCCCAGCCCCAGCCCCACTCCGACGTCGTCTCCTGGCTCTACGTCTGCTTCGGCAGCCTCGGCCGCTTCACGCCGGCCCAGCTCCGCGCCATCGCGCTGGGGCTGGAGGCCGCGGGGCGCCCCTTCGTGTGGGTCGTCAAGAAGGAGCTCGACGTCGCCTCGCCCGAGTGCCTGCCTGCGGGGTTCGAGGGGCGGGTCGGGGAGCGGGGCAGAATCGTGAACGGGTGGGCGCCGCAGCGGGCGATCCTGCGGCACGCGGCCGTGGGCGGCTTCGTGACGCACTGCGGCTGGAACTCGCTCATGGAGGCGGTGGCCGCCGGGAAGCCGCTCGCGACGTGGCCGCTGCACGCGGAGCAGTTCTTCAACGAGAGGTTCGTGGTGGACGTAGCCGGCGTCGGGGTCAGGGTCGGGGGCGGCGCGAAGAAGAGGGCGTGGAGCGACGACGAGGCCGCCAGGCCCGACGTGCcggcggaggaggtggccgCGGCGGTGATTATTCGAAGATGTTGTAATGGTGGCCGTAGTACCCCTACCCCGATACCCATTATTCTCGGTAAAACCCGCGAAAACTAG